Proteins co-encoded in one Salvia splendens isolate huo1 chromosome 4, SspV2, whole genome shotgun sequence genomic window:
- the LOC121799934 gene encoding auxin-responsive protein SAUR50-like has translation MAPPHRRSALKYLVKKLSRRVDACEETVPHDVKEGQFAVVANKGKEKPTRFVLELSVLKHPPFLRLLQLAEDEFGFQHDGALNLPCQPEELHRILQDRLCSLV, from the coding sequence ATGGCACCACCTCACAGGAGAAGTGCCCTCAAATACTTGGTCAAAAAGCTGTCCAGAAGAGTAGACGCGTGCGAGGAAACGGTTCCACACGATGTCAAGGAAGGCCAGTTTGCTGTCGTTGCTAACAAGGGCAAGGAGAAGCCTACACGGTTCGTTCTCGAGCTGTCTGTTCTCAAACACCCGCCGTTCCTGAGGCTGCTTCAGCTGGCTGAAGATGAGTTCGGGTTTCAGCACGATGGCGCCCTCAACTTGCCTTGCCAGCCCGAGGAGCTGCACAGGATTCTGCAAGACAGGCTCTGctcattagtttga